In Segatella copri, the DNA window CCATTTATTTACTTTGAACTTTGAACTTGGAACTTTGAACTTTATGATGAGCCCTATATCCTACGTTCATTTTAACTATTAACTATAAACTATTAACTATAAACTATTACTTGTGCATCAGCTCTGTAGCTATGCGGCGAGCCTCAGCATCGGTCTGCAGATAGACATCGAGGTCGGGATTACTGTCAAAAGTAGCCTTCGCCATCGTCTCTTCGATGATATCAGCCATCTGAAGGAAGCCACACTCACCTTTGCGGAAGCCGGCATTCACTATCTCGTTGGCAGCATTCACAATACATGACATATTACCACCCTTTCTGATGGCATCGAAAGCCAGTTGCAGACACTTGAACTTCTGATAATCAGGCTTGAAGAACTGCAGATCCTGCGTCTTGAAGAGGTCGAGACGATCGCCATTCAGATGCAGACGCTGAGGGAAAGAGAAGGCATACTGGATAGGCAGACGCATATCTGGCACACCCAACTGAGCCTTGACAGCACCATCTACAAACTGAACGGCACTATGCACAACGCTCTGCGGATGGATAAGCACCTCAATCTTGTCAGCCGGAACCCCGAAGAGCCATTTAGCTTCTGTCACCTCGAAGCCCTTGTTCATGAGCGAAGCCGAATCGATAGTTATCTTAGCGCCCATATCCCAGGTAGGATGCTTGAGGGCATCGGCAGCAGTCACCTTCTCCAACTGCTCGTGGGTATAATTGCGGAAAGGACCACCCGAACAGGTCAGAAGAATCTTCTCCACCTCGTTGTCGCCCTCACCCACCAGACTCTGGAAGATGGCACTATGCTCGCTGTCAACAGGGAGGATAGGCACGTGATATTCCTGTGCAAGATTGCAGATCAGCTCACCCGCTACCACCAGCGTTTCCTTGTTGGCAAGACATATCTTCTTACGCGCCTTGATGGCATGGATGGTTGGTTCCAGGCCCGAGAAGCCTACCATGGAAGCCAGCACCATATCGATAGGCTCAGCCTGTACGATATCGCAAAGCGCCTGAGCACCGGCATAAACCTTGATATCAGGCTCATCACTGAGCATATCCTTCAGCTCCTCGTAGCGAGCCTCATTGGCTATGACCACAGCAGCCGGATGGAACTTGCGAGCCTGCTCGGCAAGTTCCTGCACTCGGTTGTTGGCGGTGAGGCAATACACCTCGTAAAGGTCACTGTGCTGCTCGATGACATCAAGCGCCTGTGTACCGATACTTCCCGTAGAACCGAGAATACATATCTGTTGTTTCTTCATATTTCTTCACTTTATAAGTCGAGCAATCCTTCCGGAATCGCCATTCTGATTTCTTTCTTTTCAGCGCTCACCTCTTCGATGAGGTCGTTGCTGGCAGGGATGAGGATTTCATCACCTGCATCGGTTGTTACCTCGAAAAGAAGGTTGAGGGTAGAATCGTCTACATGTTCTATGGTACCTACCACCTTGCCGCTTACAGCATCTACCAGATGGAAACCGATGATTTCTGCCCAGCTCATGTTCTCTTCATCACTGTCAGAGAGATGACGTGGGAAGAAAACCTCGCAACCGGTATAGTTGCGTGCCTGCTCCTGGGTATCTATATCCTCAAACTTCACGAGCACATTCTCATCGTTCTTAAAACGATATTCCTCTAAATAGAAAGGCACGAGGATGCCATCGATGTCGAGTACCAGGTACTCGGCATCTACACGGTCGAAAACATCATCTGTTATGGCGAAAGTTATCTCGCCCTTCACGCCATGAGGTTTTCCCAACTTGCCTATCTTATATACTTCATCGCGTCTAATCATTCAACATTCAACATTTAACATTTAACATTGATTAGTCACTGACACGGGTAATCTTGGCACCCAGCGCATTAAGGCGATGCTCGATATCCTCATAACCACGGTCTATCTGGGCGATATTGGCAATGCGGCTGGTACCGTTGGCACTCATGGCAGCAATCAGCAGGGCAATACCGGCACGGATATCAGGACTGGTCATTCTGCCAGCACGCAGTTTGATCTTATGGTCATGACCTACCACCACTGCACGGTGAGGATCACAGAGAATGATCTGCGCACCCATATCAATCAGTTTATCCACGAAGAAGAGGCGGCTCTCGAACATCTTCTGATGGAAGAGGACGCTGCCACGAGCCTGGGTAGCCACTACGAGGAGCACGGAGAGAAGGTCTGGAGTGAGTCCTGGCCAAGGGGCATCGGCAAGCGTCATGATGGTGCCGTCAATAAATGAATCGATGACATAATGTTTCTGTTCTGGAATCACAAGGTCATCGTCCTCTATCTTTATCTTCACTCCCAGGCGGCGGAATGCATCAGGAATAATGCCCAAATCCTTGACAGACACATTCTTGATGCGCACACCTTCGCCACACATTGCCGCCATGCCGATGAACGAACCAACCTCAATCATATCAGGCAAGATGCGATGCTCGGCACCATGCAGTTTATCAACACCCACGATGGTGAGCAGGTTGCTGGCGATGCCACTGATCTGAGCACCCATCGCATTGAGCAGATGGCAGAGCTGCTGGATATATGGTTCGCAAGCTGCATTATAAATGGTGGTAGTGCCCTTTGCCAATACTGATGCCATGATGATATTGGCGGTACCGGTAACCGAAGCCTCATCGAGCAACATATAGCAGCCCTTCA includes these proteins:
- a CDS encoding 1-deoxy-D-xylulose-5-phosphate reductoisomerase, producing MKKQQICILGSTGSIGTQALDVIEQHSDLYEVYCLTANNRVQELAEQARKFHPAAVVIANEARYEELKDMLSDEPDIKVYAGAQALCDIVQAEPIDMVLASMVGFSGLEPTIHAIKARKKICLANKETLVVAGELICNLAQEYHVPILPVDSEHSAIFQSLVGEGDNEVEKILLTCSGGPFRNYTHEQLEKVTAADALKHPTWDMGAKITIDSASLMNKGFEVTEAKWLFGVPADKIEVLIHPQSVVHSAVQFVDGAVKAQLGVPDMRLPIQYAFSFPQRLHLNGDRLDLFKTQDLQFFKPDYQKFKCLQLAFDAIRKGGNMSCIVNAANEIVNAGFRKGECGFLQMADIIEETMAKATFDSNPDLDVYLQTDAEARRIATELMHK
- the rimM gene encoding ribosome maturation factor RimM (Essential for efficient processing of 16S rRNA), translated to MIRRDEVYKIGKLGKPHGVKGEITFAITDDVFDRVDAEYLVLDIDGILVPFYLEEYRFKNDENVLVKFEDIDTQEQARNYTGCEVFFPRHLSDSDEENMSWAEIIGFHLVDAVSGKVVGTIEHVDDSTLNLLFEVTTDAGDEILIPASNDLIEEVSAEKKEIRMAIPEGLLDL
- the murA gene encoding UDP-N-acetylglucosamine 1-carboxyvinyltransferase; protein product: MESFIIEGGHPLKGTITPQGAKNEALQVICTTILTDEPVRITNVPDILDVNNLIKLLQEIGVKVTKHSRHDYTFQSDELKLDYLDSLEFVKKCSSLRGSVLMIGPLLGRCGKATIAQPGGDKIGRRRLDTHFLGFKYLGANFVHDDERNVYQIQAKKLKGCYMLLDEASVTGTANIIMASVLAKGTTTIYNAACEPYIQQLCHLLNAMGAQISGIASNLLTIVGVDKLHGAEHRILPDMIEVGSFIGMAAMCGEGVRIKNVSVKDLGIIPDAFRRLGVKIKIEDDDLVIPEQKHYVIDSFIDGTIMTLADAPWPGLTPDLLSVLLVVATQARGSVLFHQKMFESRLFFVDKLIDMGAQIILCDPHRAVVVGHDHKIKLRAGRMTSPDIRAGIALLIAAMSANGTSRIANIAQIDRGYEDIEHRLNALGAKITRVSD